GTGACGTTGCCGTCCATGATGGTCACCCGGTGTTCCTCGGGCGTCCGCCGCTGCAGGATGAAAGGCCAGAGCTGCGGCATGAAGTTCTCGGTGACCTGGTTGTCCGGGACGTAGAGCAGGATATGCACGGATCGGCTCCCGTTTGCTGCGGGGATGCTTCCGCAGACTGAAATGCACCCCGAGATCTGCGGGATGAAGAGGAGTATGGTACGCTCGAAAGCCGTAAGGGTTGCGGAAAAAGGGCTGCCGGCAGCCCTTGTCAATAATAAGTTATCCTATCACACAGGGAGAGGAAATTGAAGGAGAAAGATCGTCGCCGTCGCCGAAAAGACGCCCGGCTTGAATCATTTCATTTGCCGGTTTGGCTGCCCGGGGATATACTGGATCTGACATTGCCCATCCGATCAGACAGTAATGCGAAGAGAGGCCAACATGATGAATCGCGCAGTTTGTTTTGTTCTTGTGATTGGATTGGCCGCCTGGCGGGTGCCGGCCGCGCACCTGAACCTGGTCAAGCAGGGGGAGTGGGGGACGGGAAACTATCTCCACGTGCTGAAATCGGGGAACGTGGCCTACTGCGCCGCCGTTGCGGCGGGCGTGGACGTCCTCGACGTCTCGAACCCCGCGGCCATCAGCCGGATCGGCCAGTGCGACACGCCTCAAAGCGTTTATCGACTGGCCCTTCAGGGGAATTACCTCTACGTCGCCGACGGTTACGGCGGACTGAAGATCATGGATGTGTCCGATCCCACCGCCCCCTTCATTGTCGGAAGCTATGTCCCCAGCGCAACCAACACGTACGATGTCCAGGTGGCAGGGAACACGGCCTACCTGGCCGCCGCCGGCAAGGGACTGGTGATCGTGGACGTCACGGACCCGGCGAACCCCATGAAGATCGGCCAGTATGACACCCCTGGCGAGACCCGGGGAGTCAAGGTTTCAGGGAACAATGCCTACCTGGCGGATTACGCCAATGGCCTGGTGATCGTGGACATTTCGAACCCGGCCGCGCCAGTCCTCAGGGGCGGTCTCGATACGGACGGCAGCACGGCCCAGGTTGACGTTGCAGGGAACACTGCTTTCCTCGCCGACAGGGGCAAGGGGGTCCGGATCGTCTCCGTGGCCGACCCGGCGGCACCCACCCTCGTCTCCACCTGGAGCACCGCGGTCAACACGAGGGATGTGGAAGTCGTGGGGAACTTCGTCGTGACCGCGGTGGAGTCCAGCGGGGTGTACGTCATCGACGTGTCGTCCCCGGGCGCCCCGGTGACGGCCGGCCATCTCGGCCTTCCCGGGAACGCTTTCGGAGTGCACCTGGCCGGGGAAACGGCCTTCGTCGCCTGCCTTGCGGACGGTCTGCAGGTCGTCTCGATCTCCGATCCCTCCGCCCCGGTTCTCCTGGGGGCGTTCAATCAATCCGGTTCCGCCAACGGCGTTCGGGTCGCCGGGAGTTATACCTACCTGGCCCATGGAACCAAGGGCTTGACCGTCTTTGACATGACCAATCCCGCAACCCCTGTGCCGGTGGCGAACCTGGGATCGATCGGGGACGTTCAGACGGTGGAGGTCCAGGGGGATTACGCCTACCTTGCGGCCGCCAGCATGGGGCTGATCATCGTCTCCATCGCCGACCCTGTCCATCCCGTCGTGTCAGGGTCCGTGAACACCCCCGGTTCGGCGCGCGACGTGGAGATCCTGAACAACTACGCCTACGTCGCGGATGAATCCAGCGGGTTGCAGATCGTCGATATCACGAACCCGGCGGCCCCCGTGATCGTGGGCGCGAGCGACACCCCGGGGTCCGGGCACAACTGTGCCGTGGCCTTCCCCCGTGTTTACGTGGCGGACGGGAACCCCGGCCTGGTCGTTTTCGATGTCAACAATCCGGCCAGCCCTTTGATCCTGGGCACCCTGGATGTTCCCCCGGGGATCCGGGATGTCGGCCTTTACGGCAGCGAGGTCTACCTTACGGCGTCGAATCTCTTGCAGAAGTACGACCTTCAGGACCCCACGTCCCCGGTCCTGCTGTTCAGCTTTGCTGCACGGAGCTACATGTACTCGCTGTTGATCCGGTTCCCCTACGCTTTTGTCGGGACGGATGTGAACGGCATCCAGGTCCTGGACATCAGCGACGATTTGCACATCTACGAGGCGGCCCATGCGGCGACCCCGTCGGCCCCCATGCGGACGGACTACCACTATCCTTACCTGTACGCCGCCTGCTGGGACAGCGGCAAGCTGATCGTCTACCGGGTGGACAACCGGGCGGACGTGGACCTGGACGGGGCAGTGACCGACAACGACGTATCACTCCTGTCGCAGTTCCTGGCGGGAAGCCGGACCGTGCTCCCCTGCGGAGCGGAGTGCGCCGACGTGAACCTGGACGGCAAGGTGGACACGCTCGACCTCATGGAGGTCGTCCTCAACACGATCACGCGCTAGTTTTTGTAGAAATTTGATGCTCCCGCAACAGTCGCCAATTGGCTCTTTCCCGCGGATAACGCCGATTGACGCAGATAGCGAATCCAAAGAAATAAATGATTTGTGTCATTCCGATTCGCGTATATTCGTGTTATTCGCGGGAAATCCCCCTTTCGCGACTTTTTGCGGGCTCATCAGATTTGGGCCTCAGTGAGCGGGGGTTCGCAGGGGCCGGTCGAGTTCCGCGCGGACAGCGAGACCGAGTTTCTTCTGGATGTAAGGCTTTCGGATGTAGGGGCCCGCGCCTAGCTTCTGGGCCTCGCGGACCCGGTCCGTCTCGGCGAAACCGCTGACGATGACGGCCCGCTGGCCTGGGCGGACGTCCAGGATCCGCTGGTAGGTCTCGAGCCCGTCGATCCCCGGGTCCATGATCATGTCCAGGACGACCAGGTCCACCGGTTGCTGCTTGAGGTATTTGACGGCCTCTTCCCCGCTGGAGACGGTCGCCACCCGGTAATCCAGGCGGCTGAGCAGGTCGGAGGCCAGTTCCCGTTGCTGCCGGATGTCGTCCACCACCAGGATGGATTCCCCGCGACCGGCATAGCTCTCGGTGGAGGGCTTCGCATCCGTGCCCCCGTGCTGCCGGGTCACGGGGAAGTACAGGGAGAACGTCGTCCCTTCGCCGGGGCTGCTGACCACGTCGATGTAGCCGTCATGGTCCTTGACCGTTCCCCAGACCACGGAGAGACCGAGGCCCGTCCCGCTCCGCCCCATGATCTTTTTGGTGTAGAAGGGCTCGAAGATCCGTTTGAGGTTCTCGGGGGTTATCCCCTCGCCGGTGTCGGAAACCGACAGCACCACGTAGTCGCCGGGGACCACGTGGTCGTAGCCGGAGAGCGGACGGTCCAGGTACCGATTCCGGGTCCGGATGACGAGGCGCCCGCCCAGGGGCATGGCTTCCGCACCGTTGGACACGAGGTTCATCAGCGTCTTCCCCAGGTGGACCGGTGAGCCCAGGACCCGGAGCAGGTCGCCGTCGAGATCGGTGGAGACGTCGACCCGCGGGTGGAACGAGCAGAGTTTGGAGAACTCGGGGGTCTTCAGGAATGCCGTGACGGTTTCGTTGAGGTTGACCACGTAGCGCGTCCCGACCCCCCGGCGTGCCAGGGTGAGCAGGTCCGTGACGATGGCCGCCGCCCGTTCGCCGGCGCCCATGATGTTGCTCACGTGCTCGCGGAGGGGGCTGTCGGGGGGGATGTCCATCAGGAGCAGTTCGGAGTAGCCGACCAGGACGCCCAGGACATTGTTCAGGTCGTGGGCGACCCCACCGGCGAGCAGCCCCAAAGACTCCATCTTCTCGACCCGCAGGAGCCTTTCCTCGAGGTCCTTCCGGGCCTCTTCCGACCGGAGCCTCGCCGCGTTGGCGATGGCGATGGCGACCTGGTCCGCCAGTTGGCAGGCGAAGGCGACCTCGTCGGGCTCCCAGTGGTGGGGACAGTCGACGTGCTCGAGGCAGAGGGCCCCCAGGTTGCGCCCGGCGGAGCGGATCACCACGTCCAGCATGGAGGTGATCCGGTTCGGTTTCAGGTAGCCCTCGACGTAACCTGCTGTCCGGGGGTCGCTGAGCGGGTCGTTCGCATCCACGTAACTGGTGGTTTTGAGGGCGGCGAACTCGGCCCGGAACTCGTGCTCCGACAGGGTCCTGCCCGAGGTGTGGCGGCAGGGGGAGGCTTCGAAGAGGTCGAGGCAGACCAGGCGGGTCTCCGTCTCGTCGAACAGCCAGATGCTCACCCGTTCGACGCCGCAGGTGACGGACGCTTTCTCGGTGATTTCCCGGGCCAGGGGGCTCAGTTGGCCCGTGGGGATGAAGGGAGACACGGCGATGGCGGCTACGGCCTTTTGCTGGTTTTCCTGGCGGGTGGTGATCTCCCGGTACCGTTGCTCGCTCGCCAGGAGATCGCGGGTTCGGGCCCGTATCTGGGCCTCCGCCCGGCGCCGTTGCGAAAGGAGGGCCTGGAGGTAGAGGAGCACGAGGGCGGTGAGGGGGAGCCCCACGGCCAGCGCCCACCAGTGCATACCCCGGTCGTTCCGCTCGATGAAGGCGGCTTCCGGCAGGATCACCAGTCGCCAGAGACGGCCGGCGTACGGCAGGTCGGTGGAGGAGACCAGGCGGGAGGACTCGGCGCCTTCGGGGGGCTGTTGCCGGTAGCGGTCCCGGAAGAGGACGCGCGGTCGTCCTTCCGCCGACAGGTCGAGGAGGCACGCGTTCAGCTCGGGGGGTGGGGCGGGCTCGTTGTCGTTCCTGAACAGGTTCTGCAGTTCGAGCGCCCCCACCACCAGGCCCTTCAGGTTCCGCCGACGGTCCGCCGGGACCATGCGCCGGGGGTCGGATCCGTAG
This is a stretch of genomic DNA from Acidobacteriota bacterium. It encodes these proteins:
- a CDS encoding CHASE domain-containing protein translates to MNRTIRILLVVVVGFAAALLLIWSVDHFIVQPAFQRLERAQAEEDCARARGAVERELHQLGNLIGDWANWDDTCAFAETRNPEYIRSNLADRDQLERDSHLNLIYFYDNAGTLLYGGTFDSDLGGALDLPAFSGTSPFILPTLRPVFRNHQPVEGILRTDFGPLLMIARPILSTGGQGPPRGVVVFGRFLDAALVRSLAQQAHLSFELFPSGDRRLSREEQALLARVVPGNPRIGTGQDGTAFLYDVLLDLNGHPVAALRVAVRGDIAATARSTSRMLMGVLGLAAVILLLAGAYVFSRARGEPAAHLGAAGWGTLVLAALIGVTLSTGAFLEMRRHSRATLEDLFRNRATERARGISQRFVGALHSLMSVRRAVNILGEIDEHAFTQFNTPLLFERGFRFIAWAPRVSRAEREGYEARALTEGAPQPAVTARQPGSGFGPAPPRDEHFPLRFINPVSGFDLLTGFDLVSDPDIRAAVERCAGTGLAAVTGHVAWLPETASADLMILVPVYGSDPRRMVPADRRRNLKGLVVGALELQNLFRNDNEPAPPPELNACLLDLSAEGRPRVLFRDRYRQQPPEGAESSRLVSSTDLPYAGRLWRLVILPEAAFIERNDRGMHWWALAVGLPLTALVLLYLQALLSQRRRAEAQIRARTRDLLASEQRYREITTRQENQQKAVAAIAVSPFIPTGQLSPLAREITEKASVTCGVERVSIWLFDETETRLVCLDLFEASPCRHTSGRTLSEHEFRAEFAALKTTSYVDANDPLSDPRTAGYVEGYLKPNRITSMLDVVIRSAGRNLGALCLEHVDCPHHWEPDEVAFACQLADQVAIAIANAARLRSEEARKDLEERLLRVEKMESLGLLAGGVAHDLNNVLGVLVGYSELLLMDIPPDSPLREHVSNIMGAGERAAAIVTDLLTLARRGVGTRYVVNLNETVTAFLKTPEFSKLCSFHPRVDVSTDLDGDLLRVLGSPVHLGKTLMNLVSNGAEAMPLGGRLVIRTRNRYLDRPLSGYDHVVPGDYVVLSVSDTGEGITPENLKRIFEPFYTKKIMGRSGTGLGLSVVWGTVKDHDGYIDVVSSPGEGTTFSLYFPVTRQHGGTDAKPSTESYAGRGESILVVDDIRQQRELASDLLSRLDYRVATVSSGEEAVKYLKQQPVDLVVLDMIMDPGIDGLETYQRILDVRPGQRAVIVSGFAETDRVREAQKLGAGPYIRKPYIQKKLGLAVRAELDRPLRTPAH